The Bos javanicus breed banteng chromosome 11, ARS-OSU_banteng_1.0, whole genome shotgun sequence genome includes a window with the following:
- the LOC133257203 gene encoding small ribosomal subunit protein uS3m-like: MVALYCGGGLRPLMLSWSRDLPCIWHALHTSVVCFKNRVARVRVDKGNKPVTYKEAHAPHYIAHRKGWLSLHTGNLDEEDHAAERTVEDVFLRKFMLGTFPGCLADQLILKRWANQVEICALVLRQLPAHKFYFLVGYSETLLSHFYKCPVRLHLQTVPSKVVYKYM; the protein is encoded by the coding sequence ATGGTGGCGCTCTACTGCGGTGGCGGGCTCAGGCCTCTGATGCTGTCCTGGAGCCGGGATCTGCCGTGCATCTGGCACGCCCTGCATACCTCCGTGGTTTGCTTCAAGAACCGGGTGGCCCGAGTCCGAGTGGACAAGGGGAACAAACCAGTGACCTACAAGGAAGCGCATGCGCCTCACTACATCGCCCACCGCAAGGGCTGGCTGTCACTGCATACAGGTAACCTGGATGAGGAGGACCACGCTGCTGAGCGAACAGTGGAAGATGTTTTCCTTCGCAAATTTATGCTGGGCACCTTCCCAGGCTGCCTGGCTGACCAGCTTATTCTGAAGCGCTGGGCTAACCAGGTGGAGATCTGTGCCCTGGTCCTGAGGCAGCTACCTGCGCACAAGTTCTACTTCCTTGTGGGCTACAGTGAGACCCTGCTGTCCCACTTTTACAAGTGTCCTGTTCGTCTGCACCTCCAAACTGTTCCCTCAAAGGTTGTGTATAAGTACATGTAG